A window from Temnothorax longispinosus isolate EJ_2023e chromosome 1, Tlon_JGU_v1, whole genome shotgun sequence encodes these proteins:
- the LOC139818036 gene encoding glycogen synthase kinase-3 beta isoform X3, translating to MKKYKDIGKTMAPANNLDWSEPCQQWRYPKFCPTATGQKNERPKSAVELGGKEANTAYKKFCKFLRRLSNKKRNAMYPAGKDGSKVTTVVATPGAGPDRPQEVAYTDTKVIGNGSFGVVYQAKLCDSGEMVAIKKVLQDKRFKNRELQIMRRLEHCNIVKLKYFFYSSGDKKDEVYLNLVLEYIPETVYKVARHYSKSKQTIPISFIKLYMYQLFRSLAYIHSLGICHRDIKPQNLLLDPDTGVLKLCDFGSAKHLVKGEPNVSYICSRYYRAPELIFGAIDYTTKIDVWSAGCVLAELLLGQPIFPGDSGVDQLVEIIKVLGTPTRDQIREMNPNYTEFKFPQIKSHPWQKVFRARTPPEAMDLVARLLEYTPSLRMTPLQACAHSFFNELREQGTRLPSGRELPPLFNFTEHELRIQPILNSMLIPKYMQSAAATTGTEGNPGGGGGGGQSDATGAAASASDEDKDAKETKEQEAQEQQVVDGE from the exons ATGAAGAAATATAAGGATATTGGaa AGACCATGGCTCCAGCAAACAATCTCGATTGGTCAGAACCGTGTCAGCAGTGGCGATATCCAAAATTCTGTCCGACGGCGACCGGACAGAAAAACGAGCGTCCTAAGAGCGCCGTGGAACTGGGTGGCAAAGAGGCCAACACtgcctataaaaaattctgcaaGTTCTTGCGCCGACTAAGCAATAAGAAACGTAA TGCAATGTACCCTGCAGGCAAGGATGGCAGCAAGGTAACGACTGTGGTAGCGACTCCCGGTGCTGGTCCGGATCGTCCTCAGGAGGTCGCGTATACCGACACCAAGGTCATCGGCAATGGCAGCTTCGGCGTGGTGTATCAGGCGAAACTCTGCGATTCGGGAGAGATGGTTGCTATCAAGAAGGTTCTCCAGGATAAGCGATTTAAG aaCAGGGAATTACAAATCATGCGACGTCTTGAGCACTGCAACATTGTGAAactcaaatatttcttttattctagTGGTGATAAG aagGACGAGGTTTATCTTAATCTAGTCCTGGAATACATACCCGAAACTGTGTACAAAGTCGCTCGACATTATAGCAAAAGCAAGCAGACGATACCAATCAGTTTCATCAAG ttatatatgtatcaacTGTTCCGTTCATTGGCGTACATCCACTCGCTGGGTATCTGTCACAGGGATATCAAGCCACAGAATTTGCTTCTAGATCCGGATACTGGTGTTCTGAAGCTATGTGATTTCGGTTCAGCTAAACATCTTGTGAAAGGCGAACCAAATGTGTCCTATATCTGCAGTCGCTACTACCGCGCACCTGAACTCATTTTCGGTGCTATTGACTATACTACAAAGATTG ATGTCTGGAGTGCAGGTTGCGTGCTAGCGGAACTGCTGCTAGGTCAACCGATATTTCCCGGCGATAGTGGTGTCGATCAGCTGGTAGAGATTATCAAAGTACTCGGTACGCCTACGCGCGATCAGATACGTGAGATGAACCCCAATTATACCGAATTCAAATTTCCACAAATTAAGTCACATCCTTGGCAAAAG GTGTTCAGGGCGCGTACGCCGCCGGAAGCGATGGACCTAGTAGCACGGCTGTTGGAATATACGCCGTCGCTGCGCATGACGCCGCTACAAGCATGTGCGCACTCGTTCTTCAATGAATTACGTGAACAGGGCACGCGGTTGCCGAGCGGCCGTGAATTGCCGCCACTCTTCAATTTCACCGAGCATGAGCTGCGAATCCAGCCGATCCTTAACAGCATGCTGATACCCAAGTACATGCAATcggccgccgccaccaccggTACGGAGGGAAATCCCGGCGGGGGCGGAGGTGGCGGCCAGTCGGACGCCACGGGCGCCGCTGCCAGTGCTAGCG